The following coding sequences are from one Lolium rigidum isolate FL_2022 chromosome 6, APGP_CSIRO_Lrig_0.1, whole genome shotgun sequence window:
- the LOC124663216 gene encoding WRKY transcription factor WRKY71-like codes for MAVAGAGAPYHYRPHGHVAGVCRSMAFPAPRGGAASSLPAENNRPYSSGSTASSFSPAFAAAASGVLRQELDVLDYLSDDGGGGPALAPTVPETFRAPPLPPRMPAEATPAVPDAGYGAHPRPAAPSAATAGNKIAFRTRSEEEVLDDGYKWRKYGRKSVKNSPNPRNYYRCSTEGCSVKKRVERDRDDTNYVVTMYEGVHNHASPGTVYYASRDPATGRFFVAGMHSQGPG; via the exons atggcggtggcaggAGCCGGCGCACCTTATCACTACCGCCCGCACGGTCACGTCGCCGGCGTCTGCCGCTCGATGGCCTTTCCGGCGCCGCGGGGTGGCGCAGCCAGCTCACTACCAGCAGAAAACAACCGCCCGTACAGCTCTGGCTCCACAGCCAGCTCTTTCTCTCCGGCCTTCGCGGCGGCGGCAAGCGGGGTGCTGCGGCAGGAACTCGACGTCTTGGACTACTTGTCGGACGACGGCGGAGGCGGGCCGGCGCTGGCGCCGACCGTGCCCGAAACGTTCcgggcgccgccgctgcctccgcgGATGCCGGCCGAGGCGACACCGGCCGTGCCGGATGCTGGCTACGGTGCTCATCCGAG GCCTGCGGCGCCCTCCGCGGCGACGGCCGGGAACAAGATCGCGTTCCGGACGAGGTCGGAGGAGGAGGTGCTCGACGACGGCTACAAGTGGAGGAAGTACGGCAGGAAGTCTGTCAAGAACAGCCCTAACCCAAG GAACTACTACCGATGTTCGACGGAGGGATGCAGCGTGAAGAAGAGGGTAGAGAGAGACAGAGACGACACGAACTATGTCGTGACAATGTACGAGGGGGTTCACAACCACGCGAGCCCGGGCACAGTTTACTATGCTTCTCGAGATCCTGCTACAGGTCGCTTCTTCGTCGCTGGCATGCATAGCCAAGGTCCTGGATGA